DNA from Sulfodiicoccus acidiphilus:
GTACGTTCTTGCTTCTAAGATGTTAGGTGAGAAGTGGTACAGGATCCTTTTCACCCAACTGCTACCTCCCATCCTACCTCTCACCGTGGCACAGTTCCTCTTCGGTACGCTTTACGGAATTCTCTCCTTAGTGACAGCGGAGTACTGGGGGGTTCTGGCGGCCACTACCAACAACTTAGGTACAATGATAGCGTTCATAGCTGCAAACGCAGCTTACCTGAGCAACCAGTGGTGGTGGATATTGGGAGCTATACTGCCAATAATAATCCTAGGGGGCGGACTGGGGTGCCTGAACTTGGGGCTAGACGAATTCATAGATCCGAGGCTCAAAGTGGTCGAACCAGAGGTACCGCTCAAGGACATAGAGCTGCCCATAGACCAAGGAACGGTGGTCGTCAAGGCGGAGCAGAGGAAGGTCAAGACAAGGTGATTTTTCCTTATTTACCTCCACAGCTTATTATTTTCTCCCGCGTTTATTCCCCGCATGACTGATCAGGACTTTGGAGGTCTGAAGTTTCAACTCGAGAACTCTAGGATAGTGAACGTAGAACCTGAGGTGGCCTATATTTCCCTAATCCGTGGGAGGAGCGACACGAAGCTGGCCACTTTGGTGGACGTGGAGGGCTTAGAGGGTGGTGTGGCCCTTACGAACCTGGACCTGTTAGGTTGGGAGAACTTCACTGAATACACCAACTCCGCACCCGCATGGTCTACCTCTCCTATACCTGCCCCTTTCAAGAGGTTGGCCTATCCCAGGAACGAGGGGAGACCAAGTCCTTGGCTCCACCCCGTCTTCTTCCGCAAGCTACCTCAAGTTCCCTCCTTCACCCAACTCCTTCTCCTCAAAGGAGCCAAGTTTCACGTGTGGGTACCGATCTCCGATGAAAGAGGGATATCGAGGGTGATGCGTGAAGAGGACGGCCCTAGTCTACACCTTCAAGTGGGTAAGGACGTGGAATTGGAGGGAGGTGTGAGGGCGGTAGTTTGTGAGGGGAACGACTTAAGGGAGACACTGGAGTTGTGTGGGAATCACGTCAAGTTGGTGCTGGGCCTCAGGAGTAGTGGGATGCCCCACCCATTGAAATTCCTGGGGTGGTGCTCGTGGAACGCCTTCCTCCAGAGGGTGAGCCTCAAGGACGTTAAAGACGCAGTGGATAAGCTCTCCTCGTTGGGAGTTAAGTGGGCCATACTAGACGATGGTTGGGAGGACGTCAAAGAAAGGAGGTTGAGGTCCTTCGGTACAGACGAGAGCAAGTTCCCGGGAGGTCTCAAGGAGGCTGCCGAGGTCATCAAGTCCAAGATGAGTTGGGCGGGGGTGTGGATCGCCACAAACGGGTATTGGAATGGATTCGATCCCGAGACGCTGAGTTACAAAGGGGTTGAGAACGGTCGAGGGGGCCTCACTCCAGACCCCGCCGAGGGATTCCCCTTCTATTTGGACTACTTCAGGAAGGTGAAGAGAGCTGGCTTCGATCTAGTTAAACTGGACAACCAATCGTCCTTAGCTTTGGACTTTGGAGGACCGTATACGAGGGGGGAGTTCGCGAGCGGCGTGGAGGTCGAAGCACACGGTGCGCTTTACGGTCTGGGACTTGATGTCATAGACTGCATGAGTCAACTGCCAGAGAACATACACTTCCTCTACAGGGCACAGGTCATCAGGAACAGTATGGATTACGTACCTAACTCCGGAGACGCGACGAAGTTGCACGCGATCTTCAACGTCTACAACGCCTTGTTCACGAGGTGGTTCGGAACTCCGGACTTCGACATGTTCATGTCTCACGAC
Protein-coding regions in this window:
- a CDS encoding Sip1-related alpha-galactosidase; the protein is MTDQDFGGLKFQLENSRIVNVEPEVAYISLIRGRSDTKLATLVDVEGLEGGVALTNLDLLGWENFTEYTNSAPAWSTSPIPAPFKRLAYPRNEGRPSPWLHPVFFRKLPQVPSFTQLLLLKGAKFHVWVPISDERGISRVMREEDGPSLHLQVGKDVELEGGVRAVVCEGNDLRETLELCGNHVKLVLGLRSSGMPHPLKFLGWCSWNAFLQRVSLKDVKDAVDKLSSLGVKWAILDDGWEDVKERRLRSFGTDESKFPGGLKEAAEVIKSKMSWAGVWIATNGYWNGFDPETLSYKGVENGRGGLTPDPAEGFPFYLDYFRKVKRAGFDLVKLDNQSSLALDFGGPYTRGEFASGVEVEAHGALYGLGLDVIDCMSQLPENIHFLYRAQVIRNSMDYVPNSGDATKLHAIFNVYNALFTRWFGTPDFDMFMSHDRFSTFHALLRAISGGPVYLTDVPGRSDPQLVSKLRLSDGRLPLPDGVLTPFGDVFRDPYNSTNPLKAFNVANGSHLVLIANVNREGVEEEGSFSVGELGLGNSVVYDYFSEEVREVSPEEKLAFRLGELQFKYFIVVPKREFSPVGLVNVFVSPKGFAWGGNVAVAEDEGEFLVHGEELCTDDGRKVDGTSKVRVRRGSRIGPCGYL